A DNA window from candidate division WOR-3 bacterium contains the following coding sequences:
- a CDS encoding DUF5618 family protein: protein MENLKINPEEIEKIKEEAIKLYKNAKETLNKSPLDDEGEYYEEIKYVQEAYGALWLSILKALDYVLLKTGKIDKEKLPQSVDGYRDCINKYLLHKDGKLKRRFESLYNEIHIAGYYRGLRDTKKGVEIDFEDAKEFLQKLGIEVED from the coding sequence ATGGAAAATTTAAAAATAAATCCAGAAGAAATAGAGAAAATAAAAGAAGAGGCAATAAAGTTGTATAAAAATGCAAAAGAAACATTAAATAAATCTCCTTTGGATGATGAGGGAGAATATTATGAAGAAATAAAATATGTTCAGGAGGCTTATGGAGCTTTATGGCTTTCTATTTTAAAGGCTCTTGATTATGTATTATTAAAGACAGGGAAAATAGACAAAGAAAAACTTCCTCAAAGTGTTGATGGATACAGAGATTGTATAAATAAATATTTATTACATAAAGATGGGAAGTTAAAAAGAAGATTTGAAAGTTTATATAATGAAATTCATATTGCAGGTTATTACAGAGGATTGAGAGACACAAAAAAAGGAGTAGAAATAGATTTTGAAGATGCAAAAGAATTTCTTCAAAAATTAGGGATAGAAGTTGAAGATTAA
- a CDS encoding TonB-dependent receptor yields the protein MFKILILFLLKQYQIFPSKEKTYTVPPIEVSAKYPESFLISKGTSYLVDSSLIETFKFDPSLLNLSFSPSLILNSYGYPGYLQTGFIRGFSSTRTGIYLEGFKLNSRTSGSFNLSHLSGFSVSGIEVLSSSGSSIYGENALSGALNFKLLRKSGFNFKGGAGNLNTTLFSGSAGLPYTNFYFADYTSIPPEKNRDSHFSRFLNIFENENVKSLFLYSRNSIGNFFSETGRENDEFILTGFKYLSRYFDFGYQFKKDGVEIKDIFYSSKDYSISNRIFGDLFLNTEYLKFRTGFEYEKEYLKGTTFENTSPKDERLYPYLTLDLIIQGLIPYFECGKELKGSFNTESPFVYRGGIILFKELGSIYFNYSKGFRAPTLLDLYWPYDGFSKGNPDLKPETSKEIEGGIKVIEDKSLLLISYFKRELENGITWSLDENFVYTPQNIEKIKLQGFEGLIKIEKVPFIFSLNFIFYKERKNIENDSEKTLLLIPTYNSGFLIGYKERNFSLSYRLRLIGPHYSIDLSDYQVKNVQHAIFQDLSFTLKLSKFINMSLVSTNIDNKPFEFQIGFPLERRRIYVFAESNF from the coding sequence GTGTTTAAAATTTTAATTCTTTTCCTTTTAAAACAATATCAAATATTTCCTTCTAAAGAAAAAACTTACACTGTGCCACCTATAGAAGTTTCTGCCAAATATCCTGAAAGTTTTCTAATAAGTAAAGGAACATCTTACCTTGTTGATTCCTCACTAATTGAAACTTTTAAATTTGACCCATCTCTCCTTAATCTTTCATTTTCTCCTTCTTTAATATTAAACAGTTACGGTTACCCCGGCTACCTTCAAACAGGTTTTATAAGAGGATTTTCCTCAACAAGAACAGGTATCTATCTTGAAGGATTTAAATTAAATTCAAGAACCTCCGGGTCTTTTAACCTTTCTCATTTATCAGGTTTTTCAGTATCTGGTATTGAAGTTCTTTCTTCTTCAGGTTCTTCTATATACGGTGAAAATGCTTTAAGCGGTGCACTTAATTTTAAACTTTTAAGAAAATCAGGATTTAATTTTAAAGGAGGAGCAGGGAATTTAAATACAACTCTTTTTTCAGGCTCTGCTGGATTGCCCTATACCAATTTTTACTTTGCTGACTATACCTCCATACCACCAGAGAAAAACAGGGATTCCCACTTTTCAAGATTCTTAAATATTTTTGAAAATGAAAATGTAAAATCCCTCTTTTTATATTCAAGAAACAGTATTGGAAACTTTTTTTCTGAAACAGGAAGAGAGAATGATGAATTTATCCTGACAGGTTTTAAATACCTATCAAGATATTTTGATTTTGGATATCAGTTTAAAAAGGATGGTGTGGAAATAAAGGATATCTTTTATAGTTCAAAGGATTACAGCATCTCTAATAGAATTTTCGGAGATTTATTTTTAAATACAGAATATTTGAAATTTAGAACAGGCTTTGAGTATGAAAAAGAATATTTAAAGGGAACTACTTTTGAAAATACGAGTCCAAAAGATGAAAGACTCTATCCTTATCTTACTTTGGATCTTATAATTCAGGGACTTATCCCTTATTTTGAATGTGGAAAAGAACTTAAAGGTTCTTTTAATACAGAAAGTCCCTTTGTTTATAGAGGGGGAATTATATTATTTAAAGAGTTAGGCTCAATTTACTTTAACTACTCAAAGGGCTTCAGGGCTCCTACCCTTTTAGATTTATATTGGCCATATGATGGATTTTCAAAAGGAAATCCTGATTTAAAACCTGAAACTTCAAAGGAAATTGAAGGTGGAATAAAAGTAATTGAAGATAAATCCCTTCTTTTAATTTCCTATTTTAAAAGAGAACTTGAAAATGGAATTACATGGAGCCTTGATGAGAATTTTGTTTATACCCCTCAAAACATTGAAAAAATAAAACTTCAGGGTTTTGAAGGTCTTATTAAAATTGAAAAAGTTCCCTTTATTTTTAGCCTGAATTTTATATTCTACAAAGAAAGAAAAAATATAGAAAATGACTCAGAAAAAACACTATTACTTATTCCCACTTACAATTCAGGTTTTCTTATTGGTTATAAAGAGAGGAATTTTTCTTTATCTTACAGATTGAGATTAATAGGACCTCATTATTCTATAGATCTATCTGATTATCAGGTTAAAAATGTGCAACATGCAATCTTTCAGGATTTATCCTTCACTTTAAAATTGAGTAAATTTATTAATATGTCTCTTGTATCAACGAATATAGATAATAAACCTTTTGAATTTCAAATTGGCTTTCCTCTTGAAAGAAGGAGAATTTATGTTTTTGCTGAATCAAATTTTTAG
- a CDS encoding ABC transporter substrate-binding protein: MFLLNQIFSLILLFGFEPRIISLAPSITDFLIKLNLENLIVGKTYLDPDFIKAEVVLPSSMKISKEKILSLKPTHIISAGLIPEEELYYFKKNGIKVLDFKYESIFSLIETYIVLGKEFEIEKKALNELKSFLDTLFLFKNIKNNKKVLFILDLTNGVWCPGEKTFIDDLIEWTGFDNISDFFEGYKIVSIEKILKEEPDIVIFNFKKGYEALKNTPFRNLKSIREKKFYEVPDPNYFSRPSPLLIRALKFLSKIE, encoded by the coding sequence ATGTTTTTGCTGAATCAAATTTTTAGTTTAATTTTATTATTCGGGTTCGAGCCCCGAATCATTTCCCTTGCTCCAAGTATTACTGATTTTCTTATTAAATTGAATCTTGAAAATTTAATTGTTGGAAAAACATATCTTGACCCTGATTTTATAAAGGCTGAAGTTGTTTTACCCTCTTCAATGAAAATTTCAAAGGAAAAAATTTTGAGTTTAAAACCAACTCATATTATCTCTGCAGGTTTAATTCCAGAAGAGGAGTTATATTACTTTAAAAAAAACGGTATAAAAGTTTTAGATTTTAAATATGAAAGTATTTTTAGTCTTATTGAAACCTACATAGTTCTTGGCAAAGAATTTGAAATAGAAAAAAAAGCCTTAAATGAATTAAAAAGTTTTCTTGATACCTTATTTTTATTTAAAAATATAAAGAATAATAAAAAAGTTTTATTCATTCTTGATTTAACAAACGGAGTATGGTGTCCTGGGGAAAAAACCTTTATAGATGACTTAATTGAATGGACAGGATTTGATAATATATCTGATTTTTTTGAAGGTTATAAAATTGTATCAATTGAAAAAATTTTAAAAGAAGAACCTGATATTGTGATATTTAATTTTAAAAAGGGATATGAGGCTTTAAAAAATACACCTTTTAGAAATTTAAAATCAATAAGAGAAAAAAAATTTTATGAAGTTCCTGACCCAAATTATTTTTCAAGACCTTCTCCGCTTCTAATAAGAGCTCTAAAATTTCTTTCTAAAATTGAATAA